A genomic window from Treponema maltophilum ATCC 51939 includes:
- a CDS encoding HD family phosphohydrolase — translation MKNTNNAGTSGEKIGTRVRLFLKTNYSFLIVFFAVFCSLIAVSFFDVATSETFFAFSLSEYQVDQISDRTVVAKKSYAPTELNPVEVQKGEEVIKKGFPITQERYDKLKKMAESPGYIDSRALGNAFLYFMLLSALMFFLFSPAFLKRALELKEAVFLGVMFVIVYAAVVFARKVPSFSDPFTLPFVIPASLFVMLTAMLFEERLAVYFSFLLFFAVLYGAAFNTVPALFVLCSSLSAARIVRKLDKRINLIFASVLLSLLNWVFLFTLEIIYDKGVFALNGLAVAFNGFLSGILALALLTPLELLLNTASVFRLMDLSDLNNPLMKRMLLAAPGTYNHSMLVATLAENACTAIGANGLLARVGAYYHDAGKLEQPEYFVENQKEGNKHNDINPRLSVSIIRNHVKKGVERAHQMHFPQPVIDIIAQHHGNGLIAYFYNEAKKKDPSVSEEEFSYWGTPPTSKEAAVVMLADTVEAACRTLENPSVPRLEKFIRQLVTAKYEDGQLDKADLTFADLDTIRSSFVNILAGYYHSRIEYPNQKDPDSGEKTAQSEKTAQNEKQSDKSTQNEKPSGKSAQSDKKNEK, via the coding sequence ATGAAAAATACGAATAATGCCGGAACTTCCGGCGAAAAAATCGGCACACGTGTAAGGCTGTTTTTAAAAACGAACTATTCTTTTTTGATTGTATTCTTTGCGGTATTTTGCTCGCTGATTGCGGTTTCGTTTTTCGACGTCGCGACATCCGAAACGTTTTTTGCATTTTCGCTTTCCGAATACCAAGTCGATCAAATATCCGACCGCACCGTCGTGGCGAAAAAATCCTACGCGCCGACCGAATTGAATCCGGTTGAAGTGCAAAAGGGCGAAGAAGTTATAAAAAAAGGTTTTCCGATCACGCAGGAGCGCTACGATAAGTTAAAAAAAATGGCCGAATCTCCCGGCTATATCGACAGCCGCGCTTTGGGGAACGCCTTTTTGTATTTTATGCTTTTAAGCGCACTTATGTTTTTTTTGTTTTCGCCCGCATTTTTAAAGCGCGCTCTTGAGCTTAAAGAAGCCGTCTTTTTAGGCGTCATGTTCGTAATCGTATACGCCGCGGTCGTCTTTGCACGAAAGGTTCCCTCGTTTTCCGATCCGTTTACGCTCCCGTTTGTGATTCCGGCATCGCTGTTCGTTATGCTGACCGCCATGCTGTTCGAAGAGCGCCTTGCCGTATATTTTTCGTTTTTATTGTTTTTTGCCGTGCTCTACGGTGCGGCGTTCAATACCGTTCCCGCGCTTTTTGTACTGTGCTCGTCATTGTCGGCGGCGCGGATTGTGCGTAAATTGGACAAGCGCATCAATTTGATTTTCGCTTCGGTACTGCTGAGTTTGCTGAACTGGGTGTTTTTATTTACGCTCGAAATTATTTACGACAAAGGCGTTTTTGCGCTGAACGGACTTGCCGTCGCCTTTAACGGATTTTTGTCGGGTATTTTGGCACTCGCCTTATTGACGCCTCTGGAACTTTTGCTGAATACGGCGTCGGTGTTCCGCCTGATGGATTTGTCCGATTTGAACAATCCGCTTATGAAACGTATGCTTTTGGCGGCGCCCGGAACTTACAACCATTCCATGCTCGTTGCAACTCTGGCGGAAAACGCGTGTACGGCGATCGGCGCAAACGGACTTTTGGCGCGCGTCGGCGCGTATTATCACGATGCGGGAAAACTCGAACAACCCGAATATTTTGTCGAAAACCAAAAAGAAGGCAATAAACACAACGACATAAATCCGCGCCTTTCCGTGTCGATAATCCGCAACCACGTAAAAAAAGGGGTCGAACGGGCGCACCAAATGCATTTTCCGCAGCCGGTTATCGACATCATCGCCCAGCACCACGGCAACGGCCTTATCGCATACTTTTACAACGAAGCGAAGAAAAAAGACCCGTCGGTTTCCGAAGAAGAATTTTCGTATTGGGGAACCCCACCGACTTCAAAAGAAGCGGCCGTCGTTATGCTTGCCGACACAGTCGAGGCTGCGTGCCGCACGCTCGAAAATCCGTCGGTTCCCCGCCTTGAGAAATTCATCCGGCAGCTTGTTACGGCAAAATACGAAGACGGCCAACTCGATAAAGCCGACCTTACCTTTGCCGATTTGGATACTATACGCAGTTCGTTTGTAAACATTCTTGCAGGCTATTATCATTCCCGCATTGAATACCCGAACCAAAAAGATCCCGACAGCGGCGAAAAAACGGCACAAAGCGAAAAGACTGCACAAAACGAAAAACAAAGCGACAAGAGCACGCAAAACGAAAAACCGAGCGGTAAGTCTGCACAAAGTGACAAGAAAAATGAAAAGTAA
- a CDS encoding DNA-binding domain-containing protein — MLKYALRENLLTAAPDDFMAQVTDVRSYTLDEIIDLMMQKGSTLTKADVKAVLQIFGEVCASLIADGSALNTPLMNTSMSVAGVFNGANDVFDKKRHTVNLNLSAGMLLRKAAERVRCEKTGTVSTDPYIGEVKDIVTGTANDVLTAGGVVQLTGSRLKFKADDTAQGIFFVPETGEAVRCSVIAENKPARLMAIIPQDLAAGTYYAEVRTKIAEGGKAIKILKTGRFAKPLTVTA; from the coding sequence ATGTTAAAGTACGCTCTTCGTGAAAACTTACTGACGGCTGCGCCGGACGACTTTATGGCGCAGGTAACCGATGTGCGTTCGTACACGCTTGACGAAATCATCGACCTTATGATGCAAAAAGGTTCGACGCTTACGAAAGCCGACGTAAAAGCCGTGCTGCAAATCTTCGGCGAAGTGTGTGCCTCACTCATCGCCGACGGCAGCGCGCTCAACACGCCGCTTATGAACACTTCGATGAGCGTTGCAGGCGTTTTTAACGGGGCGAACGATGTCTTCGATAAAAAACGGCACACCGTCAATTTGAACTTGAGCGCAGGCATGCTTTTGCGCAAAGCCGCCGAGCGCGTACGCTGCGAAAAGACGGGTACCGTGAGCACCGATCCGTACATAGGCGAAGTTAAAGACATCGTTACGGGCACCGCGAACGACGTTTTAACCGCCGGCGGTGTCGTACAACTGACCGGCTCGCGTTTGAAGTTTAAGGCGGACGACACTGCGCAGGGCATCTTCTTTGTGCCCGAAACGGGAGAAGCCGTGCGCTGTTCGGTCATTGCCGAAAACAAACCCGCCCGCCTGATGGCAATCATTCCGCAAGACCTTGCCGCCGGCACCTATTACGCGGAAGTGCGCACCAAAATCGCCGAAGGGGGTAAAGCGATTAAGATCTTAAAAACGGGACGGTTCGCCAAACCGCTTACGGTAACGGCATAA
- a CDS encoding Rpn family recombination-promoting nuclease/putative transposase yields the protein MAKHNRRYKDSVFVDLFGEDKDAKKNFLSLYNALHGTHLDSSAELKPLRLDNVMYMSFCNDVSCLIDNKIIVLAEHQSTVNANMPVRFLEYIARLYEQIQNPRDRYLRKLKQIPTPEFYVFYNGEEKYPSQAELRLSDAFTVKSAKPSLELLVKVININYNKDNKLLESCKPLEEYTLFVEAVRRHIKLDRKNGFKNAVKECIQNDILKDYLERKSREVMNMLIAEYDYDTDIAVQREEERETAFAEGEEKGSHRKALETAKLMRTHNYSIAEICEMTGLSKEEVENL from the coding sequence ATGGCAAAACATAACCGCCGCTATAAAGATTCCGTGTTCGTCGATTTATTCGGCGAGGACAAAGACGCAAAGAAGAATTTTTTGTCGTTATATAACGCGCTTCACGGCACTCATTTGGACAGTTCGGCAGAACTTAAACCTTTGCGCCTTGACAACGTCATGTACATGAGTTTTTGCAATGATGTGTCCTGCCTTATCGATAACAAAATCATCGTGTTGGCAGAACACCAATCTACCGTCAATGCCAATATGCCGGTGCGCTTTTTGGAATATATCGCCCGCCTGTACGAGCAAATCCAAAACCCGCGCGACCGCTATTTGCGTAAACTCAAACAGATTCCGACACCCGAATTCTATGTCTTTTACAACGGAGAAGAAAAATACCCCTCCCAGGCGGAACTGAGGCTGTCGGACGCATTTACGGTAAAATCCGCAAAACCGAGCCTAGAATTGCTTGTAAAAGTGATAAACATCAATTACAATAAAGACAATAAGCTCTTGGAAAGCTGTAAGCCGCTTGAAGAATACACGCTGTTTGTAGAAGCCGTGCGCCGTCATATCAAACTGGATAGAAAGAACGGCTTTAAGAATGCCGTCAAAGAGTGTATACAAAACGATATTTTGAAAGACTACTTAGAGCGAAAATCACGGGAGGTTATGAACATGTTGATAGCCGAATATGATTACGATACCGATATTGCAGTGCAAAGAGAAGAAGAACGCGAAACAGCCTTTGCCGAAGGTGAAGAAAAAGGGTCTCATCGCAAAGCACTCGAAACGGCAAAGCTGATGCGTACGCATAATTACTCCATTGCCGAAATTTGTGAAATGACCGGCCTTTCCAAAGAAGAAGTGGAAAATTTATAA
- a CDS encoding leucine-rich repeat domain-containing protein translates to MLTSGTETTLHAKGAVVIFKGKIIKLNCWNNQLTALNVRGCTSLEGLNCVYNQLTALNVQGLNALQWLQCDLNKLTELNVQGCTALQFLQCNRNQLTALNVQGLTALRGLNCNGNWLTVLNMQGLTALQRLSCYGNKLTALDVQGLTALQELECFKNQLAELNVQGCTALKTLQCNHNQLTADAFKTLFDNLPVRAEGDRAKCYLYTEQTGESNHTNFSAPPDLAAGFTDAKNNKKWKMYKFNASGLAVEI, encoded by the coding sequence ATGCTTACAAGCGGCACCGAAACTACACTGCATGCAAAGGGCGCTGTCGTTATCTTTAAAGGCAAGATCATCAAGCTGAACTGCTGGAACAATCAGCTTACCGCTCTTAACGTGCGGGGCTGTACCTCTTTGGAAGGGCTGAACTGCGTGTATAATCAGCTTACCGCACTTAATGTGCAAGGCTTAAACGCTTTGCAATGGCTGCAGTGCGACTTGAATAAACTGACCGAACTTAATGTGCAGGGCTGCACTGCTTTGCAATTTCTGCAGTGCAACCGTAATCAGCTTACTGCACTTAATGTGCAGGGCTTAACCGCTTTGCGAGGTCTGAACTGCAACGGCAATTGGCTTACTGTTCTTAACATGCAGGGTTTAACCGCTTTGCAAAGGCTGAGCTGCTACGGCAATAAGCTTACCGCTCTTGACGTGCAAGGCTTAACCGCATTGCAAGAGCTTGAGTGTTTCAAAAATCAGCTCGCCGAGCTTAACGTGCAGGGCTGCACCGCTTTGAAAACGCTGCAGTGCAACCACAATCAGCTTACCGCAGATGCATTCAAAACGCTTTTTGACAATTTACCGGTTCGAGCGGAAGGCGATCGTGCGAAGTGTTATCTTTACACCGAACAAACCGGTGAAAGCAATCATACGAACTTTAGCGCTCCGCCGGATTTAGCCGCAGGCTTTACTGATGCTAAAAATAACAAGAAGTGGAAGATGTATAAGTTTAATGCAAGCGGGCTTGCGGTTGAGATTTAA
- a CDS encoding PhoH family protein produces the protein MESAFTIVVPDTDVLSRLCGTNDCNLRLIEEHLGVPVFTRGNELSVSETDPDVHRRFKYIIDRIVDEVANGNEADDQMVYSILNVSPADSADSSLSARDMHDFFVRTSISVPGTVHRVYPKSKNQAELVNAMRSADMVFCLGPAGSGKTYIMVAEALNLLLSRKKSKIILTRPVVEAGESLGYLPGDLEQKISPYLRPLYDAMESFISKDVVRKFIEAGVIEIAPLAYMRGRTLSDAVVILDEAQNTTCRQMKMFLTRMGEGSKVFITGDITQIDLPKHTQSGLVHAVEILKNIDGIRIIQTEASDVVRNALVKKIIQAYEKYE, from the coding sequence GTGGAATCTGCATTTACGATTGTCGTTCCGGACACCGATGTGTTATCGCGCTTGTGCGGCACGAACGACTGCAATTTACGACTCATAGAAGAACATTTGGGCGTTCCCGTTTTTACGAGGGGCAACGAATTGTCGGTTTCCGAAACGGATCCGGACGTGCACCGCCGTTTTAAATATATTATCGACCGCATTGTCGATGAAGTCGCGAACGGAAACGAAGCCGACGACCAAATGGTTTACTCCATTTTGAACGTATCTCCGGCGGACTCGGCGGATTCTTCTCTTTCGGCCCGAGATATGCACGATTTTTTTGTGCGCACGAGCATTTCGGTTCCCGGCACGGTGCATCGCGTATATCCGAAAAGCAAAAATCAGGCCGAACTGGTGAACGCAATGCGCAGCGCCGATATGGTGTTTTGTTTGGGACCTGCCGGTTCGGGCAAAACCTACATCATGGTTGCCGAAGCGCTTAATTTGCTTTTATCGCGCAAAAAATCGAAAATTATTTTAACTCGTCCCGTTGTGGAAGCCGGTGAAAGTTTGGGCTATCTTCCCGGCGATTTGGAACAAAAGATAAGTCCGTACCTGCGGCCCCTGTACGATGCGATGGAATCTTTTATTTCAAAAGACGTGGTGCGAAAATTCATTGAAGCGGGCGTTATCGAAATCGCGCCGCTTGCCTATATGCGGGGCAGAACGCTGTCGGATGCGGTCGTCATTTTGGACGAGGCGCAAAATACGACGTGCCGGCAAATGAAAATGTTTTTAACGCGAATGGGCGAAGGATCGAAGGTTTTTATTACCGGCGATATAACTCAAATAGATTTGCCGAAGCACACACAATCGGGTTTGGTGCATGCGGTCGAAATTCTGAAAAATATCGACGGCATACGCATTATTCAAACCGAAGCCTCCGATGTCGTGCGCAACGCGCTCGTAAAAAAGATTATACAAGCTTATGAAAAATACGAATAA